A single genomic interval of Melanotaenia boesemani isolate fMelBoe1 chromosome 4, fMelBoe1.pri, whole genome shotgun sequence harbors:
- the LOC121638555 gene encoding 4-hydroxy-2-oxoglutarate aldolase, mitochondrial-like yields the protein MQWVRTSLCTAARVRSWVWTRNHTAAVRMDLSGIYPPIATPFTATEDVDYKKLEENLQKYAKIPFKGLVVQGSNGEYPYLNEEERVEVVRTVRRFLPAGKLLIAGSGCESTRATVQLTEKMVAAGADAVLVVTPCFYKGKMDSRALIAHFTKVADSSPVPVVLYSVPANTGLELPLDVVVALSQHPNILGLKDSGGDVSRIFLSLWI from the exons ATGCAGTGGGTCCGTACTTCTCTCTGCACAGCCGCTCGGGTCAGATCCTGGGTTTGGACCCGGAACCACACGGCAGCTGTCCGGATGGACCTGAGCGGAATTTATCCGCCCATCGCCACTCCGTTCACCGCCACGGAGGACGTGGACTACAAGAAACTGgaggaaaacctgcagaaataTGCCAAGATACCGTTTAAAG GTCTAGTGGTTCAGGGGTCCAACGGTGAGTATCCGTACCTGAACGAAGAGGAGCGAGTGGAGGTAGTGAGGACGGTCAGACGATTCCTGCCGGCTGGAAAACTGCTGATTGCTGGATCGGGATGTGAAT CCACCAGAGCCACCGTCCAGCTCACTGAGAAGATGGTGGCAGCCGGAGCAGACGCCGTCCTGGTGGTCACCCCCTGCTTCTACAAGGGGAAGATGGACAGCCGTGCTCTGATTGCTCACTTCACGAAG GTGGCAGACAGCAGCCCAGTGCCGGTGGTTCTGTACAGCGTCCCGGCCAACACGGGTCTGGAGCTGCCGCTGGACGTTGTGGTCGCTCTTTCCCAGCACCCAAACATCCTGGGCCTGAAGGACAGCGGAGGAGATGTAAGCAGGATATTTCTCAGTTTATGGATTTGA
- the LOC121638549 gene encoding metal transporter CNNM1-like isoform X2: MGRNQAAPRDSGSFARASCSYRIMAAEDAAARYRAGALLSRGAPLSTSRLLLTSACICALLPSPTLCLLGFRPEETGAELSVEDGVLKATEGTRFMLRVYYSTSPQRLNRTAGTRANNAAPWIAFIEEPSPGREGQVHPKRNMCMDKNARTSDIEVLGSFKSASSQNSVLVELLAKDLRRGEKIKFYSMCAFDGSKWEHYRTRDFWVAVTERSAVPELWLQVLVSVLLLGLSALFSGLNLSLLALDPVELQVLQNSGTDTEQNYARKIESVRRHGNYVLCTLLLGNAIINASLAVWMCQILGMTWLSTVICAFGIFFIGEILPHSVASRHGLAIASKTIWVTRLLMVLSFPISYPISKLLDLILNQEISNFYTREKLLEMLRVTDPYHDLVKEELNIIQGALELRTKTVEDVLTPLTDCFMLASDVVLDFNTMSEIMQSGYTRIPVFENERSNIVDILFVKDLAFVDPDDCTPLKTITQFYKHPLHCVFNDTKLDAMLEEFKKGKSHLAIVQRVNNEGEGDPFYEVMGIITLEDVIEEIIKSEILDETDLYTDNRTKRRVSHHERKQQDFSIFKLSENEMKVKISPQLLLATHRFLSTEVEPFKPAHISEKILLRLIKHPSVVQELKFDEKNKRASQHFLFQRNKPVDHFILVLQGRVEVEFGKEALKFENGAFSYFGVPAIMPSVHRSPSRSSGLDRSDSMLYGGSMGQLNGGGNVYLPDYSVRQLTHLQIIKITRSHYQNALTATRMDSSPQTPDADTRLTEGNTPTPDPPATDHTATLMPSEHATATLMPPLREPGRPSSARTRGQQSSVPHTTSLLNEKNRIVRSKSDGQKSPSDSVFLRMDEIPYIREDRSETEHADTASVPIETDTSPFISSLSLSSSEDTLGKKLLLKLSHKKRKRSREGDKTPEDLSEQPLVKT; this comes from the exons ATGGGCCGCAACCAGGCAGCACCACGTGACTCTGGATCTTTTGCCAGAGCGAGCTGCTCATACCGCATCATGGCTGCGGAGGATGCGGCCGCGCGGTACCGAGCCGGAGCTCTGCTCTCCCGCGGGGCTCCGCTCTCTACGTCCCGCCTGCTTCTCACCTCCGCCTGCATATGTGCGCTGCTTCCCTCCCCGACACTTTGTTTGCTCGGCTTCCGCCCGGAGGAGACCGGAGCGGAGCTGTCCGTGGAGGACGGGGTGCTGAAAGCCACCGAGGGAACCCGCTTCATGCTGCGGGTTTACTACTCCACCTCCCCACAGAGGCTTAACCGCACCGCGGGGACTCGTGCCAACAACGCCGCGCCCTGGATCGCATTCATCGAGGAGCCAAGTCCAGGGAGAGAGGGACAAGTTCACCCCAAGAGAAATATGTGCATGGACAAGAACGCCAGGACGTCCGACATCGAGGTTTTAGGTTCTTTTAAGTCTGCCTCGAGTCAGAACTCGGTTCTGGTAGAGCTGCTGGCCAAAGACCTGCGCAGGGGCGAAAAGATCAAATTCTACTCGATGTGCGCCTTCGACGGATCCAAATGGGAACATTACAGAACCCGGGATTTCTGGGTGGCCGTGACAGAGCGCTCTGCCGTCCCGGAGCTGTGGCTGCAGGTGCTGGTCTCCGTCCTCCTTCTCGGCCTGTCAGCTCTGTTCAGCGGACTGAATCTGAGCTTGTTGGCTCTTGACCCGGTGGAGCTGCAAGTCCTCCAGAACAGTGGCACTGACACGGAGCAGAACTACGCGCGGAAAATCGAGTCTGTGCGTCGTCACGGTAACTACGTCCTGTGCACATTACTGCTGGGGAACGCCATCATCAACGCCTCGCTGGCCGTGTGGATGTGCCAGATTCTGGGCATGACCTGGCTCTCCACGGTCATATGCGCCTTCGGCATCTTCTTCATCGGGGAGATCCTCCCGCACTCCGTGGCGTCGCGCCACGGTCTGGCTATCGCTTCCAAAACCATCTGGGTGACGCGGCTGCTGATGGTGCTCTCCTTCCCCATCTCGTACCCCATCAGCAAGCTGCTGGATCTCATCCTCAACCAGGAGATCTCCAACTTCTACACCAGAGAGAAACTCCTGGAAATGCTGCGCGTCACCGACCCGTACCACGACCTGGTGAAGGAGGAGCTCAACATCATCCAAGGTGCGCTCGAGCTACGCACCAAAACCGTGGAGGATGTCCTGACGCCGCTGACCGATTGCTTCATGCTGGCCTCGGACGTAGTTCTGGACTTTAACACTATGTCTGAGATCATGCAGAGCGGGTACACCAGGATACCGGTGTTTGAGAACGAGAGGTCCAATATTGTGGACATCTTGTTCGTCAAGGACCTGGCCTTTGTGGACCCGGACGACTGCACCCCTCTGAAGACCATAACCCAGTTCTACAAACACCCGCTGCACTGCGTCTTCAACGACACGAAACTGGATGCGATGCTGGAGGAGTTTAAGAAAG GAAAGTCCCACCTCGCCATCGTGCAACGTGTAAACAACGAGGGTGAGGGCGATCCCTTCTACGAGGTGATGGGCATCATCACCCTGGAAGATGTCATTGAGGAGATCATCAAGTCGGAGATCCTGGATGAGACAGATCTCTACA CTGATAATCGCACAAAGCGACGAGTTTCTCACCACGAGCGGAAGCAGCAAGACTTCTCCATcttcaaactgtcagaaaatgAGATGAAAGTCAAAATTTCTCCTCAGCTGCTCCTGGCAACGCATCGCTTCCTCTCTACAG AGGTAGAGCCTTTCAAACCTGCTCACATCTCAGAGAAGATTCTGCTGAGGTTGATCAAACATCCCAGCGTAGTTCAGGAACTTAAGTTTGATGAGAAGAACAAGCGAGCATCACAGCACTTTCTGTTCCAACGCAACAAACCTGTGGACCACTTCATCTTAGTACTGCAG GGTCGAGTTGAGGTGGAGTTTGGAAAGGAGGCCCTGAAGTTTGAGAATGGAGCATTTTCCTACTTTGGAGTACCTGCCATCATGCCAAGTG TCCACAGATCCCCCTCACGCAGCAGTGGTCTGGACCGTTCTGACTCAATGCTGTATGGGGGAAGTATGGGTCAGCTGAATGGAGGAGGCAACGTCTACCTGCCAGACTACTCTGTCAGACAACTCACACACCTTCAGATCATCAAG ATCACCCGGAGCCACTACCAGAACGCATTAACCGCCACCAGGATGGACAGCTCCCCTCAGACACCTGACGCCGATACCCGTCTGACAGAGGGCAACACCCCCACCCCGGACCCCCCAGCCACAGACCACACCGCCACGCTCATGCCTTCCGAGCACGCCACCGCCACCCTCATGCCCCCACTCAGGGAGCCCGGCCGGCCCAGCTCGGctcggaccagaggacagcagtCGAGTGTCCCACACACCACCTCCCTGCTGAACGAGAAGAACCGCATTGTCC GAAGTAAGTCTGATGGTCAAAAGAGTCCCAGTGATTCAGTGTTTCTCAGAATGGATGAGATCCCATACATCCGAGAGGACAGATCTGAGACAGAACATGCTG
- the LOC121638549 gene encoding metal transporter CNNM4-like isoform X1, producing MGRNQAAPRDSGSFARASCSYRIMAAEDAAARYRAGALLSRGAPLSTSRLLLTSACICALLPSPTLCLLGFRPEETGAELSVEDGVLKATEGTRFMLRVYYSTSPQRLNRTAGTRANNAAPWIAFIEEPSPGREGQVHPKRNMCMDKNARTSDIEVLGSFKSASSQNSVLVELLAKDLRRGEKIKFYSMCAFDGSKWEHYRTRDFWVAVTERSAVPELWLQVLVSVLLLGLSALFSGLNLSLLALDPVELQVLQNSGTDTEQNYARKIESVRRHGNYVLCTLLLGNAIINASLAVWMCQILGMTWLSTVICAFGIFFIGEILPHSVASRHGLAIASKTIWVTRLLMVLSFPISYPISKLLDLILNQEISNFYTREKLLEMLRVTDPYHDLVKEELNIIQGALELRTKTVEDVLTPLTDCFMLASDVVLDFNTMSEIMQSGYTRIPVFENERSNIVDILFVKDLAFVDPDDCTPLKTITQFYKHPLHCVFNDTKLDAMLEEFKKGKSHLAIVQRVNNEGEGDPFYEVMGIITLEDVIEEIIKSEILDETDLYTDNRTKRRVSHHERKQQDFSIFKLSENEMKVKISPQLLLATHRFLSTEVEPFKPAHISEKILLRLIKHPSVVQELKFDEKNKRASQHFLFQRNKPVDHFILVLQGRVEVEFGKEALKFENGAFSYFGVPAIMPSGTKTHPYSFKSVHRSPSRSSGLDRSDSMLYGGSMGQLNGGGNVYLPDYSVRQLTHLQIIKITRSHYQNALTATRMDSSPQTPDADTRLTEGNTPTPDPPATDHTATLMPSEHATATLMPPLREPGRPSSARTRGQQSSVPHTTSLLNEKNRIVRSKSDGQKSPSDSVFLRMDEIPYIREDRSETEHADTASVPIETDTSPFISSLSLSSSEDTLGKKLLLKLSHKKRKRSREGDKTPEDLSEQPLVKT from the exons ATGGGCCGCAACCAGGCAGCACCACGTGACTCTGGATCTTTTGCCAGAGCGAGCTGCTCATACCGCATCATGGCTGCGGAGGATGCGGCCGCGCGGTACCGAGCCGGAGCTCTGCTCTCCCGCGGGGCTCCGCTCTCTACGTCCCGCCTGCTTCTCACCTCCGCCTGCATATGTGCGCTGCTTCCCTCCCCGACACTTTGTTTGCTCGGCTTCCGCCCGGAGGAGACCGGAGCGGAGCTGTCCGTGGAGGACGGGGTGCTGAAAGCCACCGAGGGAACCCGCTTCATGCTGCGGGTTTACTACTCCACCTCCCCACAGAGGCTTAACCGCACCGCGGGGACTCGTGCCAACAACGCCGCGCCCTGGATCGCATTCATCGAGGAGCCAAGTCCAGGGAGAGAGGGACAAGTTCACCCCAAGAGAAATATGTGCATGGACAAGAACGCCAGGACGTCCGACATCGAGGTTTTAGGTTCTTTTAAGTCTGCCTCGAGTCAGAACTCGGTTCTGGTAGAGCTGCTGGCCAAAGACCTGCGCAGGGGCGAAAAGATCAAATTCTACTCGATGTGCGCCTTCGACGGATCCAAATGGGAACATTACAGAACCCGGGATTTCTGGGTGGCCGTGACAGAGCGCTCTGCCGTCCCGGAGCTGTGGCTGCAGGTGCTGGTCTCCGTCCTCCTTCTCGGCCTGTCAGCTCTGTTCAGCGGACTGAATCTGAGCTTGTTGGCTCTTGACCCGGTGGAGCTGCAAGTCCTCCAGAACAGTGGCACTGACACGGAGCAGAACTACGCGCGGAAAATCGAGTCTGTGCGTCGTCACGGTAACTACGTCCTGTGCACATTACTGCTGGGGAACGCCATCATCAACGCCTCGCTGGCCGTGTGGATGTGCCAGATTCTGGGCATGACCTGGCTCTCCACGGTCATATGCGCCTTCGGCATCTTCTTCATCGGGGAGATCCTCCCGCACTCCGTGGCGTCGCGCCACGGTCTGGCTATCGCTTCCAAAACCATCTGGGTGACGCGGCTGCTGATGGTGCTCTCCTTCCCCATCTCGTACCCCATCAGCAAGCTGCTGGATCTCATCCTCAACCAGGAGATCTCCAACTTCTACACCAGAGAGAAACTCCTGGAAATGCTGCGCGTCACCGACCCGTACCACGACCTGGTGAAGGAGGAGCTCAACATCATCCAAGGTGCGCTCGAGCTACGCACCAAAACCGTGGAGGATGTCCTGACGCCGCTGACCGATTGCTTCATGCTGGCCTCGGACGTAGTTCTGGACTTTAACACTATGTCTGAGATCATGCAGAGCGGGTACACCAGGATACCGGTGTTTGAGAACGAGAGGTCCAATATTGTGGACATCTTGTTCGTCAAGGACCTGGCCTTTGTGGACCCGGACGACTGCACCCCTCTGAAGACCATAACCCAGTTCTACAAACACCCGCTGCACTGCGTCTTCAACGACACGAAACTGGATGCGATGCTGGAGGAGTTTAAGAAAG GAAAGTCCCACCTCGCCATCGTGCAACGTGTAAACAACGAGGGTGAGGGCGATCCCTTCTACGAGGTGATGGGCATCATCACCCTGGAAGATGTCATTGAGGAGATCATCAAGTCGGAGATCCTGGATGAGACAGATCTCTACA CTGATAATCGCACAAAGCGACGAGTTTCTCACCACGAGCGGAAGCAGCAAGACTTCTCCATcttcaaactgtcagaaaatgAGATGAAAGTCAAAATTTCTCCTCAGCTGCTCCTGGCAACGCATCGCTTCCTCTCTACAG AGGTAGAGCCTTTCAAACCTGCTCACATCTCAGAGAAGATTCTGCTGAGGTTGATCAAACATCCCAGCGTAGTTCAGGAACTTAAGTTTGATGAGAAGAACAAGCGAGCATCACAGCACTTTCTGTTCCAACGCAACAAACCTGTGGACCACTTCATCTTAGTACTGCAG GGTCGAGTTGAGGTGGAGTTTGGAAAGGAGGCCCTGAAGTTTGAGAATGGAGCATTTTCCTACTTTGGAGTACCTGCCATCATGCCAAGTGGTACGAAAACACATCCATACAGCTTTAAGTCAG TCCACAGATCCCCCTCACGCAGCAGTGGTCTGGACCGTTCTGACTCAATGCTGTATGGGGGAAGTATGGGTCAGCTGAATGGAGGAGGCAACGTCTACCTGCCAGACTACTCTGTCAGACAACTCACACACCTTCAGATCATCAAG ATCACCCGGAGCCACTACCAGAACGCATTAACCGCCACCAGGATGGACAGCTCCCCTCAGACACCTGACGCCGATACCCGTCTGACAGAGGGCAACACCCCCACCCCGGACCCCCCAGCCACAGACCACACCGCCACGCTCATGCCTTCCGAGCACGCCACCGCCACCCTCATGCCCCCACTCAGGGAGCCCGGCCGGCCCAGCTCGGctcggaccagaggacagcagtCGAGTGTCCCACACACCACCTCCCTGCTGAACGAGAAGAACCGCATTGTCC GAAGTAAGTCTGATGGTCAAAAGAGTCCCAGTGATTCAGTGTTTCTCAGAATGGATGAGATCCCATACATCCGAGAGGACAGATCTGAGACAGAACATGCTG